Proteins co-encoded in one Setaria viridis chromosome 9, Setaria_viridis_v4.0, whole genome shotgun sequence genomic window:
- the LOC117835163 gene encoding uncharacterized protein — protein sequence MAAMGQEEDDIDHYEVLCLPSGEEGAALTIEQIEKAYRTQSRQRHPDKRPDDPNATADFQRLSSSYKLLRDESLRRQFDARLRGRREAAARAAASGVKRRKAVSDLEERERAAAAGQPANPEELAKREMKQKAADIERELEQFRTAKQAAAAGATASSAYGDKKGGASQDGVKTDKGKILKVSWDGSADSYTAAKLEELFQKFGKVEDIVIKTRKSRSKGSAIVVMGTKEAALLAIQNHFSLFPLNVAPVQESGGLPARPSQTHESRASNIDGTGFSDLEASVFRKLQEAQKRKQCG from the exons ATGGCGGCGATGGGGCAGGAGGAGGATGACATCGATCACTACGAGGTGCTCTGCCTCCCATCGGGGGAGGAAGGCGCGGCGCTGACCATCGAGCAGATTGAGAAGGCCTACCGGACGCAGTCGCGGCAGCGCCACCCCGACAAGCGCCCCGACGATCCCAACGCCACCGCCGACTTCCAGCGCCTCTCGAGCTCATACAAGCTACTGCGGGACGAGTCCCTCCGCCGCCAGTTCGACgcgcgcctccgcggccgccgtgaggcagcggcccgcgccgccgcctcgggcgTCAAGCGCCGTAAGGCGGTCTCCGACCTCGAGGAgcgcgagcgcgccgccgccgccggccagcccgCCAACCCCGAAGAGCTCGCCAAGCGCGAGATGAAGCAGAAGGCCGCCGACATCGAGCGCGAGCTCGAGCAGTTCCGCACCGCCAAGCAGGCTGCCGCTGCAGGCGCCACGGCATCTTCG GCGTATGGAGATAAGAAGGGTGGAGCCTCGCAAGATGGGGTGAAAACAGACAAGGGCAAGATCTTGAAGGTTTCATGGGATGGGAGTGCTGATTCTTATACTGCAGCAAAGTTGGAAGAACTCTTCCAGAAATTCGGCAAAGTCGAAGACATAGTAATCAAGACAAGGAAATCAAGGAGTAAGGGCTCAGCAATTGTAGTCATGGGCACCAAAGAAGCTGCA CTATTAGCAATACAGAACCATTTTTCTCTGTTTCCATTAAATGTCGCTCCTGTTCAAGAATCGGGTGGGTTACCAGCAAGGCCATCTCAAACACATGAATCGAGGGCAAGCAACATCGATGGAACTGGATTTAGCGATTTGGAAGCGTCGGTATTCCGGAAACTCCAGGAG GCCCAGAAAAGGAAACAATGTGGCTGA
- the LOC117835819 gene encoding pentatricopeptide repeat-containing protein At4g35130, chloroplastic, whose product MATPLLLPSRAAHAAATATCASQHLTAATAKEPPPRVRPRRGEGGVPGPGSGPKSLVLSHVAAGRMDDAADAFAAVRGPDAFLHNVMIRGFADAGLPGDALAAYRAMLAAGARPDRFTFPVVVKCCARLGALGEGRAAHASVIKLGLGADVYTGNSLVAFYAKLGLVGDAERVFDGMPARDIVSWNALVDGYVSNGMGALALACFQEMNDALQVRRDSVGVIAALVACCLESALVQGREIHGYAIRHGLEQDVKVGTSLLDMYCKCGNVVSAEYVFATMPLRTVVTWNCMIGGYALNERPVDAFDCFMQMGAEGFQVEVVTAINLLAACAQTESSLYGRSAHAYVIRRHFLPHVVLETALLDMYGKVGKVESSEKVFDQITDKTLVSWNNMIAAYMYKEMYWEAIALFMELLNQPLYPDYFTMTTVVPAFVLLGSLRQCRQMHSYIIKLGYGDNTLIMNAVMHMYARCGNILTSREIFDKMPGKDVISWNTIIIGYAIHGQGKTALEMFDEMQCNGVEPNESTFVSVLTACSVSGLEAEGWKQFSSMQQNYGMVPQIEHYGCMTDLLGRTGDLREVFQFIENMPIAPTSRIWGSLLTASRNNNDIDIAEYAAERIFQLEHNNTGCYVVLSSMYADAGRWEDVERIRSLMKEKGFQRTEARSLVELHDKECSFVNGDMSHPQSEEIHELSDILSREIGETFDSPSNLSDSDPLASRRTVLPNKHSVRLAVAFGLISSEAGAPVLVKKNVRVCNQCHHALKLISKYSRRKIVVGDAKIYHVFSDGSCCCGDYW is encoded by the coding sequence ATGGCCACGCCGCTCCTTCTCCCCTCTCGCGCAGCCCAtgccgcggccaccgccacctgcgCCTCCCAGCACCTCACCGCGGCCACCGCCAAGGAGCCCCCGCCCCGCGTCCGTCCCAggcgcggcgagggaggcgtCCCCGGCCCCGGCTCTGGTCCCAAGTCCCTCGTCCTGTCCCACGTCGCGGCGGGCCGCATGGACGACGCCGCGGACGCCTTCGCGGCCGTCAGGGGCCCCGACGCGTTCCTCCACAACGTAATGATCCGCGGCTTCGCCGACGCGGGCCTCCCGGGCGACGCGCTCGCGGCCTACCGCGccatgctcgccgccggcgcgcggccggACCGCTTCACCTTCCCCGTCGTCGTCAAGTGCTGCGCGCGCCTCGGCGCGCTCGGGGAGGGACGCGCGGCGCACGCGTCCGTGATCAAGCTCGGCCTGGGCGCCGACGTGTACACGGGCAACTCGCTCGTCGCCTTCTACGCCAAGCTCGGCCTCGTCGGGGACGCCGAGAGGGTGTTCGATGGAATGCCGGCGCGGGACATCGTCTCGTGGAACGCGCTGGTGGATGGGTACGTGTCCAACGGAATGggggcgctggcgctggcgtgCTTCCAGGAGATGAACGACGCGCTGCAGGTGCGGCGTGACAGCGTTGGGGTAATAGCCGCTCTCGTGGCTTGCTGCCTGGAGTCGGCACTGGTGCAAGGGCGGGAGATACACGGCTATGCCATCAGACATGGGCTGGAGCAGGATGTCAAGGTGGGTACTTCTCTTCTTGACATGTACTGCAAGTGTGGCAATGTTGTGTCTGCTGAGTACGTGTTTGCAACGATGCCATTGAGGACCGTGGTGACATGGAATTGTATGATAGGCGGGTACGCTCTGAATGAGCGGCCTGTGGATGCATTTGACTGTTTCATGCAAATGGGAGCAGAGGGGTTTCAGGTGGAAGTGGTCACCGCTATCAATTTGCTTGCCGCCTGTGCTCAAACTGAAAGTTCACTGTATGGAAGGAGCGCTCACGCTTATGTGATTCGGAGACATTTTCTTCCTCATGTGGTGCTTGAAACTGCTCTTCTGGACATGTACGGAAAAGTTGGAAAAGTGGAATCATCCGAAAAGGTATTTGATCAGATAACAGACAAAACTCTAGTATCATGGAATAATATGATTGCCGCCTACATGTACAAGGAAATGTATTGGGAAGCCATCGCATTGTTCATGGAGTTACTGAATCAACCACTTTATCCTGACTACTTCACCATGACGACAGTAGTGCCAGCATTTGTCTTGCTAGGGTCACTAAGGCAATGCAGGCAAATGCACAGCTACATTATCAAGTTAGGCTATGGAGACAACACTCTCATTATGAACGCAGTTATGCATATGTATGCAAGGTGCGGCAATATTTTGACCTCGAGGGAGATCTTTGACAAAATGCCAGGCAAGGATGTGATCTCCTGGAACACGATCATTATAGGATATGCAATTCATGGACAGGGAAAGACTGCATTGGAAATGTTTGATGAGATGCAATGTAACGGTGTGGAACCGAACGAGAGTACCTTTGTCTCTGTGTTGACTGCTTGTAGTGTTTCAGGCCTGGAGGCTGAGGGCTGGAAGCAGTTCAGTTCAATGCAACAAAACTATGGTATGGTTCCACAGATTGAGCACTATGGATGCATGACTGATCTTCTGGGCAGGACAGGTGACCTTAGAGAGGTGTTCCAGTTTATTGAAAACATGCCGATAGCTCCAACATCCAGGATTTGGGGTTCCTTACTTACCGCGAGCAGAAACAATAATGATATAGATATAGCAGAATATGCAGCAGAGAGGATATTCCAACTGGAACATAACAACACAGGATGCTATGTTGTTCTGTCTTCCATGTATGCTGATGCTGGGAGATGGGAGGATGTCGAGAGGATAAGATCTCTGATGAAGGAGAAGGGGTTCCAAAGGACAGAAGCAAGAAGCCTTGTCGAGCTTCATGATAAAGAGTGCAGTTTTGTCAATGGGGACATGTCTCACCCTCAGAGCGAGGAAATTCATGAATTATCAGATATTCTATCAAGAGAGATTGGAGAAACTTTTGATAGCCCAAGTAATCTCAGCGATTCGGATCCTTTGGCATCACGGAGAACAGTACTGCCCAATAAGCATAGTGTAAGGCTGGCTGTTGCCTTTGGTCTGATATCATCTGAGGCTGGAGCTCCCGTTCTTGTCAAGAAGAATGTGCGTGTATGTAACCAGTGCCATCATGCACTGAAGCTGATATCAAAATACTCAAGGCGGAAGATTGTTGTTGGTGACGCAAAGATCTATCATGTATTTTCAGATGGCTCCTGTTGCTGTGGTGACTACTGGTGA
- the LOC117839523 gene encoding uncharacterized protein, which translates to MPVAGRGRSSAVLRALLAAPRTRPPARAIHEGPDTIEELLDRHLVKKPAAVLDDDAAEAEARRRLTSTRREALGLYRDILRATRLFAWPDDRGVPWREVLRANARREFEEARGERDPEVVARLLIGGRDAVQQALDRLAEASRRAIQAEEAKRRGGA; encoded by the coding sequence ATGCCCGTAGCCGGACGCGGCCGCTCCTCCGCCGTCCTCcgcgcgctcctcgccgcgccgAGGACGAGGCCGCCCGCGCGGGCCATCCACGAGGGGCCCGACACCATCGAGGAGCTCCTGGACCGGCACCTCGTGAAGAAGCCCGCGGCggtcctcgacgacgacgcggcggaggccgaggcgcgAAGGCGGCTGACGAGCACCCGGCGGGAGGCGCTGGGCCTGTACCGAGACATCCTCCGGGCGACGCGGCTCTTCGCGTGGCCCGACGACCGCGGGGTGCCGTGGCGGGAGGTGCTGCGCGCCAACGCCCGGCGCGAGTTCGAGGAGGCCCGCGGGGAGCGCGACCCGGAGGTGGTGGCGCGCCTCCTCATCGGCGGCCGCGACGCCGTGCAGCAGGCGCTCGACCGCCTCGCCGAGGCGTCCCGCCGCGCGATCCAGGCCGAGGAGGCCAAGCGCCGCGGCGGAGCGTAG
- the LOC117839522 gene encoding cleavage stimulating factor 64 — protein MDGTMSTSLAAAAANCRCSRVVFVGNIPFHASEKELRDACELIGPLRSLRLAADPATGKRKGYAFVEYPDDETARSACRNLDGHPLRGRELRVGLAGRHRRRRPRGDSEPVGLEDAIHAASLVAGTPPLDSVTRFLAARSARELREMVAALEGDGPDTLKLLEEHVPGLATVMEQVRHLLDMAAADEAAEEAKNKKRAAAAESTDDHRAKFAKVEVEDGGFKHKIAVSAVGVTCF, from the coding sequence ATGGACGGCACCATGTCTACGTCcctggctgccgccgccgccaactgCCGGTGCAGCCGCGTCGTGTTCGTCGGCAACATCCCGTTCCACGCCTCCGAGAAGGAGCTCCGCGACGCCTGCGAGCTGATCGGCCCCCTCCGCTCCCtgcgcctcgccgccgacccggccaccgGCAAGCGCAAGGGCTACGCCTTCGTCGAGTACCCCGACGACGAGACGGCGCGCAGCGCCTGCCGCAACCTCGACGGCCACCCCCTGCGCGGCCGCGAGCTCCGcgtcggcctcgccggccgccaccgccgccgccgccccagggGCGACAGCGAGCCCGTCGGCCTGGAGGACGCCATCCACGCCGCGTCCCTCGTCGCCGGGACGCCCCCGCTCGACTCCGTCACGCGGTTCCTGGCGGCGCGGTCGGCGCGGGAGCTGCGGGAGATGGTGGCCGCGCTGGAGGGCGACGGCCCCGACACCCTGAAGCTGCTCGAGGAGCACGTCCCGGGATTGGCCACGGTCATGGAGCAGGTGCGTCATCTTCTGGACATGGCGGCCGCGGATGAAGCTgcagaggaggccaagaacaagaagcgggcggcggcggcggagtccaCCGACGATCACCGCGCCAAGTTCGCGAAGGTGGAAGTGGAAGACGGCGGCTTCAAGCACAAGATCGCGGTCTCTGCTGTCGGCGTCACGTGTTTCTGA
- the LOC117836866 gene encoding uncharacterized protein, with protein MASAPASGSYRCAACGADLNLSAAHLYPAGVFFEAGNKGTLSFSWVDESRLRFAPEDRIRPFFETRNYWGIQRKRTRISCDACGRLLGHVYDDGPPLMQGPGQFGMGPSQVIPRRPRYRFKIKAVAAPSPPPAAAYGK; from the coding sequence ATGGCGTCGGCGCCCGCCTCCGGCTCGTACCGGTgcgcggcgtgcggcgcggACCTGAACCTGTCGGCGGCGCACCTGTACCCGGCGGGCGTCTTCTTCGAGGCCGGGAACAAGGGCACGCTGTCCTTCTCGTGGGTGGACGAGTCGCGCCTCCGGTTCGCGCCCGAGGACCGGATCCGCCCCTTCTTCGAGACCCGCAACTACTGGGGCATCCAGCGGAAGCGCACCCGCATCAGCTGCGACGCCTgcggccgcctcctcggccACGTCTACGACGACGGCCCGCCGCTCATGCAGGGCCCCGGGCAGTTCGGGATGGGGCCAAGCCAGGTGATCCCGCGCCGGCCGAGGTACCGCTTCAAGATCaaggccgtcgccgcgcccagtccgccgcctgccgccgcgtaTGGAAAGTGA
- the LOC117836865 gene encoding probable inorganic phosphate transporter 1-7, with the protein MAGERNNMHVLSALDGAKTQWYHFTAIIVAGMGFFTDAYDLFCISLVTKLLGRIYYTVDASPNPGSLPPNVSAAVNGVAFVGTLSGQLFFGWLGDKVGRKSVYGVTLLLMIVCSIASGLSFGHSPTGVMATLCFFRFWLGFGIGGDYPLSATIMSEYANKKTRGAFIAAVFAMQGFGILAGGAVAIGITAIFKSQFPAPPYAVEPLASTPPQADLVWRIILMFGAVPAALTFYWRMKMPETARYTALVARNAERAAADMSKVLHVEIAKEQAEVAAPAATGGCPKCSRPFGLFSWEFARRHGAHLVGTASTWLLLDIAYYSQNLFQKDIFSAVGWIPAARTMSALDELFHIARAQTLIALCGTVPGYWFTVAFIDVLGRFKIQLAGFLMMAAFMFGLAAPYEHWRSPGNQTGFVVMYAFTFFFANFGPNATTFIVPAEIYPARLRATCHGISAASGKVGAIIGSFGFLYLAQSPDPAKTAHGYPPGIGVRMSLFALAGCSLLGFLLTFLVPEPKGKSLEEMSRENEPGAAEPASPLDAC; encoded by the coding sequence ATGGCGGGCGAGCGCAACAACATGCACGTGCTCTCGGCGCTGGACGGCGCCAAGACGCAGTGGTACCACTTCACGGCGATCATCGTCGCCGGCATGGGCTTCTTCACCGACGCCTACGACCTCTTCTGCATCTCCCTCGTCACCAAGCTGCTGGGGCGCATCTACTACACCGTCGACGCCTCTCCCAACCCCGGCAGCCTGCCGCCGAACGTCTCCGCGGCCGTGAACGGCGTGGCCTTCGTCGGCACGCTGTCCGGGCAGCTCTTCTTCGGGTGGCTCGGCGACAAGGTCGGCCGGAAGAGCGTCTACGGCGTCACGCTGCTGCTGATGATCGTCTGTTCCATCGCGTCGGGGCTGTCGTTCGGCCACTCGCCGACGGGTGTCATGGCCACGCTCTGCTTCTTCCGCTTCTGGCTCGGCTTCGGCATCGGCGGCGACTACCCGCTGTCCGCCAccatcatgtccgagtacgccaACAAGAAGACACGCGGCGCCTTCATCGCCGCCGTGTTCGCCATGCAGGGGTTCGGCATCCTCGCCGGCGGTGCGGTCGCGATCGGCATAACCGCGATCTTCAAGAGCCAGTTCCCCGCGCCCCCGTACGCCGTCGAGCCCTTGGCGTCCACCCCGCCGCAGGCGGACCTGGTGTGGCGCATCATCCTCATGTTCGGCGCGGTGCCCGCGGCGCTGACCTTCTACTGGCGGATGAAGATGCCGGAGACGGCGCGGTACACGGCGCTGGTCGCGAGGAACGccgagcgcgccgcggcggacATGTCCAAGGTGCTCCACGTGGAGATTGCCAAGGAGCAGgccgaggtggcggcgccggcggcgaccggcggctgCCCCAAGTGCAGCCGGCCGTTCGGGCTCTTCTCCTGGGAGTTCGCGAGGCGGCACGGGGCCCACCTGGTGGGCACGGCGTCGACGTGGCTCCTCCTGGACATCGCCTACTACTCGCAGAACCTGTTCCAGAAGGACATCTTCAGCGCGGTGGGGTGGATCCCGGCGGCGCGGACGATGAGCGCGCTGGACGAGCTGTTCCACATCGCGCGCGCCCAGACGCTGATCGCGCTGTGCGGGACGGTGCCGGGGTACTGGTTCACGGTGGCGTTCATCGACGTGCTGGGTCGGTTCAAGATCCAGCTGGCCGGGTTCCTGATGATGGCGGCGTTCATGTTCGGGCTGGCGGCGCCGTACGAGCATTGGAGGAGCCCCGGGAACCAGACTGGGTTCGTGGTGATGTACGCTttcaccttcttcttcgccaACTTCGGGCCCAACGCGACGACATTCATCGTGCCGGCGGAGATCTACCCGGCGCGGCTCCGCGCGACGTGCCACGGCAtctcggcggcgtcggggaaggTGGGCGCCATCATCGGGTCCTTCGGGTTCCTGTACCTGGCGCAGAGCCCGGACCCGGCCAAGACGGCGCACGGGTACCCGCCCGGCATCGGCGTCCGCATGTCGCTGTTCGCGCTCGCCGGGTGCAGCCTCCTGGGGTTCTTGCTCACGTTCCTGGTGCCGGAGCCCAAGGGGAAGTCGCTCGAGGAGATGTCGCGCGAGAACGAGCCAGGCGCCGCCGAACCAGCCTCGCCGCTGGATGCGTGCTAG
- the LOC117839479 gene encoding 24-methylenesterol C-methyltransferase 2, which yields MEPATMAWTAAVVGVGLVYWFVWVMGAAEVKGKRAVDLKMGSITRDKVQDKYTQYWSFFRRPKETATTAASAEKVPAFVDTFYNLVTDIYEWGWGQSFHFSPSLPGRSHRDATRVHEERVADLLGAKPGHRVLDVGCGVGGPMRAIAAHSGSNVVGITINEYQVNRARAHNRKAGLDSRCEVVCGNFLSMPFPDASFDGAYSIEATCHAPKLQDVYGEVFRVLKPGGLYVSYEWVTTSLYRAEDPDHVECIHGIERGDALPGLRRQDEIASIAKEVGFEVLKEQDLALPPALPWWTRLKMGRVAYWRNSLVVRVLTLLRIAPKGVSEVHEMLYETAQHLTRGGETGIFTPMHMVLLRKPAAASEEAK from the coding sequence atggagccggcgacgatggcgtggacggcggcggtggtcggGGTGGGGCTGGTGTACTGGTTCGTCTGGGTGATGGGCGCGGCGGAGGTGAAGGGCAAGCGGGCGGTGGATCTCAAGATGGGATCCATCACGCGGGACAAGGTGCAGGACAAGTACACGCAGTACTGGTCCTTCTTCCGCCGCCCCAAGGagacggccaccaccgccgcctccgccgagaAGGTGCCCGCCTTCGTCGACACCTTCTACAACCTCGTCACCGACATCTACGAATGGGGGTGGGGCCAGTCCTTCCACTTCTCCCCATCCCTCCCGGGCCGCTCCCACCGCGACGCCACCCGCGTCCACGAGGAGCGCGTCGCCGACCTCCTCGGCGCCAAGCCGGGCCACCGCGTCCTCGACGTCGGCTGCGGCGTCGGCGGGCCCATgcgcgccatcgccgcccacTCCGGCTCCAACGTCGTCGGCATCACCATCAACGAGTACCAGGTCAACCGCGCCCGCGCGCACAACCGCAAGGCCGGCCTCGACTCCCGCTGCGAGGTCGTCTGCGGCAACTTCCTCTCCATGCCCTTCCCCGACGCGTCCTTCGACGGCGCCTACTCCATCGAGGCCACCTGCCATGCGCCCAAGCTGCAGGACGTCTACGGCGAGGTCTTCCGCGTCCTCAAGCCCGGCGGCCTCTACGTCTCCTACGAGTGGGTCACCACCTCGCTGTACCGCGCCGAGGACCCGGACCACGTCGAGTGCATCCACGGCATCGAGCGCGGCGACGCGCTCCCGGGCCTGCGCCGCCAGGACGAGATCGCGTCCATCGCCAAGGAGGTCGGCTTCGAGGTGCTCAAGGAGCAGGACCTGGCGCTGCCCCCCGCGCTGCCGTGGTGGACGCGCCTCAAGATGGGCCGCGTCGCCTACTGGCGCAACTCCCTCGTCGTCCGCGTGCTCACCTTGCTCCGGATCGCCCCCAAGGGCGTGTCCGAGGTGCACGAGATGCTCTACGAGACCGCGCAGCACCTCACCCGCGGCGGCGAGACCGGCATCTTCACGCCCATGCATATGGTGCTCCTCCGCAAGCCCGCCGCCGCATCTGAGGAGGCGAAATAG
- the LOC117836545 gene encoding transcription factor BHLH3, giving the protein MELDEETFLDELMSLRREASASAPWQGYQPGGGVMMSDLLFYGGEAGADATSSGGMDLSPFQELAPMQPVAPPQRPHEDFNFDCLSEVCNPYRSCVAVPEEAAPGQTLVAPLHDAMAEEETSGDKGLYYGGGGSPTFVFGGGAGESSEMAIIRGVGGPHHRSKLHGAPSKNLMAERRRRKRLNDRLSMLRSIVPKISKMDRTSILGDTIDYVKELTERIKVLEEEIGASPEDLNLLNTLKDSSNSSNEMMVRNSTKFDVENRGDGNTRIEICCPTNPGVLLSTVSALEVLGLEIEQCVVSCFSDFGMQASCLQEDGKRQVISTEEIKQALFRSAGYGGRCL; this is encoded by the exons ATGGAGCTCGATGAGGAGACGTTCTTGGACGAGCTCATGTCGCTGCGGCgggaggcgtcggcgtcggcgccgtgGCAGGGCTACCAGCCCGGAggcggcgtgatgatgagcGACCTCCTCTTCTACGGCGGCGAAGCAGGCGCCGACGCGACAAGCAGCGGCGGCATGGACCTGTCGCCGTTCCAGGAGCTGGCGCCCATGCAGCCGGTGGCGCCACCGCAGCGCCCGCAcgaggacttcaacttcgacTGCCTGAGCGAGGTATGCAACCCTTACAGGAGCTGCGTCGCCGttccggaggaggcggcgcccggACAGACGCTCGTCGCTCCTCTCCACGACGccatggcggaggaggagacgagCGGTGACAAGGGACTGTATTATGGAGGCGGGGGGTCCCCGACGTTCGTGTTCggaggaggcgccggcgagAGCTCGGAGATGGCCATCATCAGGGGTGTCGGCGGCCCACACCACAGGAGCAAGCTCCACGGCGCGCCGTCAAAGAATCTCATGGCTGAGAGGCGCCGGAGGAAGCGCCTCAACGACCGGCTCTCCATGCTCCGTTCCATTGTTCCCAAGATCAGCAAG ATGGACAGGACATCCATTCTTGGGGACACCATTGACTATGTGAAGGAGTTGACAGAGCGGATCAAAGTCCTCGAAGAGGAGATCggcgcctcgcccgaggacctGAACCTTCTGAATACCTTGAAAGATTCGTCCAACAGTAGCAATGAGATGATGGTGAGGAACTCCACCAAG TTCGACGTCGAGAATCGTGGCGACGGGAATACGAGGATCGAGATCTGCTGCCCGACAAACCCCGGGGTGCTGCTGTCGACGGTAAGCGCGCTGGAGGTGCTGGGGCTGGAGATCGAGCAGTGCGTGGTGAGCTGCTTCAGCGACTTTGGCATGCAGGCCTCTTGCTTACAA GAGGACGGGAAGAGGCAAGTAATAAGCACCGAAGAGATAAAGCAGGCATTGTTTAGGAGTGCTGGCTATGGAGGGAGGTGTCTCTAG